The sequence ctttcttaattctataatacatgtacttgaattatgataataatgtacagattatattgaaatgttcaacaagccattatgtttgatgtacaagtagtgtgcgcaaaaagtatacgcaaataaatactatctctactcaacgATTGGATTGGGtcatccggggtaaaaataatcggattgtagtgCTTTTAGCgcttcaaaaaaaaaataaattcgtcaaagtgcttgttagtcctacgtgtacatttcagccaTCCTCACGATTATGTATgatcacgatacacaaactttttcatgatagctagagttgataaagccgaaatctaacatatcgattggtcaacgatctaaccaatagtcaatctgtatccaagctgtctagtgaccgaacgtactcttcagaaatttagcccacgccccatcacctgtcatttccaatgtgacaggtatctcatgatacgattggtcatagataacaaatcagggactatattgaacagttaagatacaaaacgtcctattcgggaactttgatgacgcccatcccatgtcCCTTTGTcatatgtatgtgcaaggaatagcattattcaatatgtatgcatgtatgttcgtatattttctgcgttaaatctagatgaaccaaagcgacaaactgaatctgttatatgtaagtcacaggctagcttattagtactttcctgaaaatattcagtatacactagcaatgtatcagcaaaaaacgcttctttcatagattattacgcatgtgcgtaaattcgtctttactgccattgacatagatgttttgaacaatttaatctctcacaatgatatgagagggacttcatttggtttaagtatgtcttacatacaatgaaacggactggcaaacgtcgagacatcaaatgcagatgttcaagctgtgttgtgtttttgtgtgttgactgttttgaggcctaccaAAAAGACTTGTTGCAAGGACgataacgctttatgcactagttgtgttgtacaaatggtaccgtataccatacttgtcagttgttgggcacaatgtgtgaagcccacgcgatactgctggaatatagctaaaatcgtcgtaaaactaaattcacccattctcttcaattgttgcatttcagtcgttCTTCTTTAACATTTCCAAAAAAAtaagacatgtgtgttcaccatctgagaacgaatacactaatcatagtgtcagtctactcccatatgtcttatgtgtttctttcatacattattacagtaactgatgttatgtttacaatacacaaattgttgcatgatagttgatacagccgaaacacaacatagccattggtcaacgataaagtcaataatcaatctctaccctatcactttgagtgtccaaacgtgctcttcagaaatttaggccaagccccatcaccttgcccttcctatgtgacaggttctcacgatatgACTGGTCCAAgaatcagccaatataatgagtgagATATAAAACGTTACATTCGGAAAACTTTATCCCATCGCATGATGGGAAACTTTGTTTAACGTTGagtgatgataaatgtatcatgcagtatgtatgtgtatgaatggtgatgtatgtttgcagcgttaagttcagatgaacaaagtgacaaactgtaaatctctatatgttccatgttacttacacacctattgatactttccttcaaatagtcagtaagcacgagcaatgtattggcaaaaaatatttacgattataatgcaagaccccctctttttaaactctattataaataatatattataattcagtccatacgatgagagagactggaggaatttgtatatttgttcatctcgtacgtacaaagaccgcgtaggtgttgataaaaatacagcacacactggcaaaggggtataagAGACACATGtattaaataaaatgaaatgctgtaatatatgtattcacatcggcctctttcccatttacatctttacgacacaattaaataatcagtacttgtttgtgagactagacagtttcctgtcatatccgagacctgccagggaaatcaggcatgattagcactaattagcctcgtcgcagcaatcaggcagtcagcgaggggtgccaggtgttgggcagtggagcggctccagggcttaatgagttaatcctctgcagttccactgtacaatattattggaataaactatcttttgggggatttattggggatctacccagcactcttttggagggcgacaagctatgtgccctagaatggacgttttcagaaacgttcatgtcttcaagagacccatacttattaaacaattgaactttattttgtgaccctttaggaggtctgccactttgttgttttgaagcatcaggctttggcttcggtttacttttcaccgtttgttgagtatcagctgttgattgagactttgaatgtgactgagatgatgatgatttgtgatcagaagacgactttgaggtactcggaagtgattcctcagtctgtgatgatatagcagggtacaaaggctgtggagaatcacagtttacccaagtcaacattgtttggcagcctgtggttgacaggaacacgattgcaggtccctattgccctcaaccaccaggatcccctcctccgccgacacagggacgcaacccacggcaaacgggttggtggaccaaatattcccccgggtccactacggtggtgtcggcgagctcttagcattacccagcacccaccacgaggaggtggctcgccacgggtgcctcaaatttgtgcaattacatgaatAGTTcccgcacagggcttggcatgaccagccgattggtcgaaccgggcccattcgaccacccgtctaggcgaagtcagggccaaagtgttgtattgagcaacaggaacacgattgcaggtccctattgccctcaaccaccaggatcccctcctccgccgacacacggtcgcaacccacggcgaacgggttggtggaccaaatatccccccgggtccactacggtggtgtcggcgagctcttggcattacccagcaccaacCACGacgaggtggctcgccacgggtgccccgaAGCCAGtaaggcacacgttaattaccACGGTCGGTTTATCTGACCGGCTGTGCTGATTGTAGTATTGCCGAAAGTTTATACAATGTTTTTACAATAACCACTTGTTAGATTGATATGTCGTAGTCGTAATGTGAGAGTGCCCGTTTAACGAGAGTAATGACAACTATTTTTGGTCGGATTAATGTGAATGTTGGATTACTGAGTGTCGGATAGACGAGAGCTGACAGTATCCTTTTTCTTGTGCGTTGACAAAAACGGATGACTTATGACTTTCTTTACATCTTGGCTCTTTAGGTGCACGTCTTGCACATTTTCAATGTCGATCTCCCTTCCAGTATTTCAGGTTCCACGTGAGCATTGCCAGTCTCTACATTCTTAATACCCTGGGTCACCGTCACCTACACAAGCTCAACTAACAGCTTGTCTTGTAGTTTATCACAgaatgtctttcaatatataaaGCCCAGATTTTGAGCTATAGCAACTGACAAGTTTGTCAGAGAGGTGTCAGTAGTCCGTGCGATACCCTTCACTAGCTAAATCCAATTCGAAgctgttttgttttgaacaagTTGGAAagttttatcaaatatacatgTCCCTCCCATAATTGATCTGTTTTAATGATGTCTGTGGTGGCATATTTAACAGTTGAGTGAAAGTGAAAGTCCATAAAGTACATGGCAAACATTTAACACATGAGATATATGGTGTATAGATAACTATCATTCCACTTCCTACAGTGTTTAAGTGTTTTGTATTCTGTAAGACAAGCAACCCTGGGACTAAAAGCCGACAGTGAAATTCTGTCGCCATGCACCAGAAACTTTATTCTTTTTTAGTCTTttatgtttgcagtgaaaacgtaccgatgactTTCACTTACTCAAACAAAAgtgtaaatcgaataaagtgaaatgaagatagcgaatcctcataatttttcTGAACATTTAAACCTCAGAATTTTAGTCACCTAAAGATActagttgtttaacaaacggtCATAGTTTCATATTgcgttgtttgtttgtattacaagggggtacaCTAAATGAAACACTTAGAACAAGTAGGGCGTCGCATGTACACTTACTTCACTGTTCCAATTACTGCGCTTACACCCTCGTCATACAAAGCAATTGAGACGATGGTCATCCCACTCATACACAAAGCCAGGCATCTTGGATCACGTGCCGTAGTGGCTGATATCAGGATCAAAGCAGTGACAACTGTATCATGGCCAGCGTTAGGCCTAGATCTGAAACTTCTGGGGGATGTGTTGGACATAATAGGGCGGCCAATCCAGGTACGGAGTCCTCCAGAACGGACTTTACATCGCCTGAGGGCAGTTGTTAGAACACGTCCTATTCGATTCATGAAAATTCCTGGTATGTGTCGTCCGGCCACGTAGCGAGTCCACCCGGTACTGATTAGTGTCACGTAACTCGGACACTAGTGTCTTCAAGGAACACTTCCATGTCACAAAACAATTGTCAATGAAGCGTCATACACACTTTTGTCTTGGGATGGGTGGGGTTGGTGTGGTGAAACTTGCCTTTTATGTGGCAAAgtagtgtgttgagcaaaaataaaacacttccaggcccccagtgccctcaacggCCAGACGACCGTCCTCCACCATCCGGGAACCCAACCTACGGTAAACAGATTGCCCATTTCGCTCGCTCTTTGCGACCAGCATTTGGacgctatggacctagttgacccgggtccacacggagGTTCAACAGCTCTtagtgttacccagcacccaccacgaggaggtggctggTCATGGGTACCAGTGAGGCACAGCATGATGTCTGAGGAGATATACGTGAATCTGAAATATTAATGGCCCAAGAACTGGTCTGTGTTTGAGGACCCTTGCACAGTGACCTGAGCTGTTCAGATGGAATAAACTGTGAATAACAGCCCAATCTCGTCTTCTGAACGTGGGGTACTGTCTCCACCTAGCTAGACTTGTCTGGCGGTAACGTGGACACAACATTGACTGTATCCCTGGGTGTAGGGTCCAGATGATGTGTTCCGTCAGCCACTGGTGTACACTTCTCTCCGCGTGGCTATCTTGTTCTATTCACACGTCGACACTCGCCCTGCTGCGTGTATTTCCTTGCTCGCGTCTTCAGAGATGTTGTTGCATATAGACGATCCAATGCGCATATACAAAGATATAGTGTTGTAACTATGCATTAAATCCCCAAGACACACAAAACCGTGTTTATGAGTATCATGCCTCCCAGACAGGCaatttgtgtgttgtttcaaaTCACGGCATTTAAGGGTTGGCGTCTTCACCGGctcatgaccttgaccttcaagtTTGGATGTGCAGCTCAGCATTCCCATCTAGCCATGTCTACACACACTGCTGGTGTAGCATGTGGTTCTCCTAGCTGGGCGCCATGTCTACACACACTGCTGGTGTAGCGTGTGGTTCTCCTAGCTGGGTGCCATGTCTACACACACTACTGGTGTCTCGTGTGGTTCCCTTAGCTGGGCGCCAAGTCTACACACACTATTGGTGTCTCGTGTGGTTCCCCTACCTGGGCGCCACGTTTACACACACTGCTGGTGTAGCGCGTGGTTACCCTAGCTGGGCGCCACGTCTCCACACCCTCCTGGTGTAGCGTGTTTTTCTCCTAGCTGGCGTTGTACGAGACACTTCAGTCGAGCTATATAAAAGCTGTTTACCCAGCGGCGAGCCAGTCGCCTTCCCATGTGCGTGCAGTTCTGAGCTATGGACCTATCAACACTTGTATTCCTGAGTCTTGTATTGTGCGGCATGCAAGACGTACATGCTGATGACAGTTTAGCAAAACTGACTCCATGTGTGAGAGGGGTTGAACATGACCTTACCGCTTGGAAATTTCAAACTGAGACTAAACTGATGAACAAGTTTAAGGTTTGGGAGGAGTCACTGAAAGAAGAACTAACTTCAACATTCCTTCCTTCATTGATACAACATCTCGTCAAACAAGCGATTACAAGCTACCTAATTGAATATGATACTGGGCATCCGATCAGTGAACACGTTCTCGATGAGGTTCACAGCTTAAAGGacaatgaacaaaacataaagaCACAACTACAAGCAATAACACAAGACTTAAGACATGTTGAACAGGAAATAGACACCTACAGAGAAAGTGTTGGAAGAGAACGTAACGAGTTGACCAAAGACATCCGGGCTCTACAGCAGCAGGTGAATCAGACAGTAGTTCGAGCAACCTCAGATGCAAGGTTATTGAGATCAGAACTCAATCAGACCATTGATGACCTGCTCGAGACAAACCAGACACTCGCTGGAATCACACAGGACTTCAGGACGCTAAATACCAGTTGTGTGGTGACGGAAAAAGAAATACAATCATACCGGGAGGACGTGCAGGAAATGCAGAGAAATGTTTCCACAGACATTAGGAGTTTAAACATTCAGTTGAATCAGaccattatttacttgtttgacaCAAACCAGACACTCACTGGCCTCACACAGGACCTCAGGGCGTTGAATACCAGTTGTATGGTCATGGAAAAGGAAATAAAATCATACCGGGATGGCTTACAGGAAATGTGGACAAACGCATACACAGACATTCGGAGTTTAAACATGCAGCTGAATCAAAccattagtgaattgtttgacacAAACCAGACACTCACTGTCCTCACACAGGACTTTGGGACGCTGAATTCAAGCTGTTATGGGATGGGGAAAGAGATCAAAGAGCCTTCAACCACTACGTATCCTGGAACGACTGAAGGTGAgacttttagcagagatttgttGCTCAATTAAGATTTTATTCTGATATTGCGACCGAAATAATAAGAATAACATTGATTTGTTTCTCAGCCTTGGGTTCACATGATAACATAGGATTAGGCTGGCATGGCAGCAAAAGGGTTAATGTACACATTAACTTGGAGTTTTAGGCATGAACAAATGGGGTTTATTTGATAACCTAGGACTTACAAAACATGTAAACGTTGGATTAGCATGCAAATGAACACTACCTACATCTTAGGCATGTAAGCATTTATTTAGCAAGTAAGGACAAccaagggcttacaaggcatattaacgttaGCAGGCATGACCAGTGTATATAAAAGTTACGAGATATGTAAAAACTGGGCTACCAAGTAAAGCCACCCAAAAGCTTACAAGGCATATCTATGTGGAGTCAGCAGTAAAGACCCGGTGTATATAAGCCCTACCAAGAACGGTACTTTTATCTTCATCTCAAGAGTAACATCTGGTTGTGACTTCAGCAACGACAACTGTCTCTGAGCAGACGCTCAATCAATACTAAAAACAGATTTTATTTCTCGTCACTGATACACTACAACATGTCTAATGTCTGTTTGAGAGACAAAGTCACACCAAAGATCAAGCTTAGCCAGTGTGTCAAGATCATTGACGATTCTGTATATCTAACCTCCGCCCAGCTTGCTCCAATCTTATCAGTTTAATCCCCGGCATGAGTTCTACAGTAATTCTCTCGTATTTAACGCTGATGTAAAATGGTGAATGTCAACTCTGCTGTGTTCACACTAACGTACCTCTGCACCTATACATATTTGGGCAAACTTACTAACTGACATCAAATTAGAAGACCTGGCGTTGCTAGATCAGAACCTTTAGGTCAAACCTGTCCAGCACAGCCCCGGTTAGCTACACACAGGACATTGTATGTAAAAAGCAATCTCAGTATGGCAGAAATCTGAACTTCATACTGAATGAAACCCTACACCGGATTGTGTCCATGCTTATGCGTGAATGCCAACACTTTTAGAATGTCCTGGTAGAACTTACTTTGGGATTACCCTTTAATGATTAACACTACACCAAGTAGTTCTCCAAGAGTGGGAGGAAGTTAACTCGGGGAGTCAGGCAGTGCAAGGCTGCGAATTAGGTCTTAAAATTTCTTCACTGATAAACATTCTAATTGCAGAGGTATATTTGTCGGGAATCTGATGAAATAAATCACCAGGTTATAACTATTGGGTGATGCAGTGGTAAACGCTGTGCACAGTTAGCATGTACAGCCACACACCCACgttttactttcatttattttcagtaCACAACAATCATGACATGACTGACTCAGACTATGGTATTCTGAATAGACGGGCAACTTATGGCTATTGTATCTGAACATAGCTGTAATATATACTGGTTAACGTTACATTGCCACCGTTTGTCGAGGAGAAATTTAAACCACGACGCAATATAACCAGATGAGACAGTTAGAGACCTGTtggcaaagaaaagaaaacaagtcATTACTTtcttgaaagaaaaaaaacccaggtcATTACTTTCTTGACCGTTCTATATGGCGCAGGTGCATAGTGAATGAACTCTCGCACATAAATACAATATACATGGTGACCAGAGAGCACTGTTTCGTGGTATGTACTTCACACCTAGCCCCCTTGATGCCGAGACCGTCACCTgaaagaaattgcctaacatGTACAACGATGTTGACGGATGACATCCTACCGTTGATCTATTTCTTCCAAAATAGCGGCTTAACAGACAAGGGTACACATGATTATGTGAGGACTCTTCCCTTGATTCAGGAAccttttgtacataaacatgagataaatatattaaatattgattatttggggttatttatacattttgatcGGTTTAATTGTAAGTTAGATAAGAAGCCAGAAATACTGATCATTatcgttgtcgttctgcgtgattttgcgtcagtcatggcgtcacgctgaaAGGAAACTTTGATGATTTCTTTGAGTTTAACCTATGTCATATTAGTGATTACCCTTTCCTAGgaaaatacaaattctagtacttttttgggcTGAGTCCcagtccgggatttgaaccagcaccctcagagtcaggcaccaaaTCGCCAGCACGCAAAGTCATCTGCCTAGCCCGCTCAACTATCGCGACGCGGATatcgtactagaatttgtactttactaagaaagtgtaattccaaatatgacatacctgatcactttctaaatggcattgtgtaattcCTTTGAGTTATCAAATCATTGCATTGTATGCATTTCTAATTTCCTATGTCTTGCTACAATGCTCTTTCCATACATATTCTAAAGGTACTGAGCCATTACAAGCAATGAATAGATGTCTGGATGTAGTAAAATTTCAGAACATGCTGTgcagtgtaaaatcggaattttacattgtttacatttgaaacaagcGCAGTCTTTCGAACACAGCGTCCCTTTTCAAATCAATTAGCTTTCGTTACATTTCATCTAGAGAGTTGGTATTGATGACAAAGACCAGTTGTAGTTTAATTCTAAAACGTACGGGGAATGCGGaatctttttgaatttatcttcccttcaATAATCCGTTAGGTGCGCTGATCCGGACGGTCCAACCTTTaactgacagcgcatgtcgtatgCGCAATGTATGCCGTATGTGTTACTATTACTCTTAGAGACAGTTGACCAGTGTAGCTTTCGCCTTCACTGGTAGCGTTCACGCCGGTGCATTGACCGTATCTCTTTTCCCTCTTACCACGAcatatcaagtgttatgtcctGAAAAAATGTATTCCATGATTCTACGATGCACCTTGGATGGCGAAATGGCAGTTCGAAGAGGTAGAATCAACTGTCATGTTCTGTCGTTTTGTTGAAGTAATGCAATCTGTAATTTAAATCTGGCGCGAGATGTCTCAGTATCACACGTTTAAAATTGAAGTGTATTTTCACGGTATGTGTACATACTCAAATCGCTTTAGTATTACGCCCGACATGGCTGCATTCATGTAATACACTACAGCGGTGGGCTGATGTGGCacatgaaatgtgaaacaccGAAAGTcttgtcatgtatatttcatgggCTGTATAAGATGGGATTGAGATTTTTGTACCAGTAGCGGACACGAAATATGTCAGTCATCGCCTTCACGTAGACAGTTTTCAAATACGATAAACATGGGCATAactaaaatctacttttttTATGAGGGCAACGGTTTGtaatgcatgaaatataaaatcactgtatggataaaTAATGCAATAAAATTCAACAAACTTCTACAGTGACTGCATTTTCATTATCCTGAATTACGGatataaataaaaatgttttgatttcttaagttttaatagagggaaataatattaaaatattaatttattaaatatactgTTTAAGACACAGAAGAAGCAAAACTATGATTAGGTTAAGTACATATTCAAGGGCACTTTCCAAATGCTGTGTTTCATTACAGAACTAaacaatacatacattcatattgataatatatTTCAGCATAATAAATGTCACTGTTAAGTGTTTTCAGCAtcaaatggtttacattttcctgCAGTGTCTGCATACATCTTGTCTTCCCAATGATCAGATTattataaaaataatgaaaactctCATCTTATTTCTTTGTAAACCTAGCTATTCATGTTTTATTGCAAAAcactgtttttttctaaattctCATACACGTTTATTTATAAAGTCAACACCTTTCCCACTTTACATTATATCTGCACTCTACAGAGTTTTTGTATGTTGGTGCATGTGTACTttaatattacattacacatgcatgactttattcagtcattgtacaaATTATCCAGTGAATTTctcataaaataaataaatccataaacatatcttcatagAATAATTGTGGAGTTAAATTCGAATTTATGGCGACtaaaagatatatttgatattaatcacattttctgtgttaattACAGACAAAACCTAAAGTTTTCTTTAAGAACTGTTCAGTGAAAATCAGAATGAAAACGTGTACAAATTTAGATACTATATGGTTTGTCAACTTAATGTTACCCAAACACTAAAAAcatgtgtaatgtaattatattatacaCATACGCTTCGGTGgtcagaattatatgttgttCATTGAGACAATTCTCTCTAAATGACTATTTATATAAAGAGCTTTAAGTGGGGTAAGCATTATATTTCAAGCTATGATGACGggtgtttctgatgcaaccGACTAATTGCTTAGATAACAGGTGTACGGCTTTTGTGTAAGTATgtataaaaatatacagtagCATCAGCATTTAAAACCAACATGGATTCAGAGGAGTGGGAGCTCAAAACGTAATTTATAGCTGTTACATTCTATGCGGAATTTTAGTATAATTTAGTGTATTTTAGTGTAATAATCACAAACTGGCGAGAAAGACCTTCTAGGGATCGATTCAGTACTTCGCTGGTTGGAGGTGTATCTCTAATTTTTTCTTTCGTTGAGATTTAATGCCTATGATGAAATTTAATGCAAGTAAACTTACAACAGCCAGCGCCTTCGTCTTCTTTTCAGTTATCGCCCCTCGCTACGAAAAGATCGCCCACTTACTGATGCATTTGtggcagctgacaatgaaatatacatgatgtattTGGTGTCTCAATACCGACTTTCGCCaaacatgattttgtaaacaccatTAAagatggcggaaagcgcacttcggcattcgtgtaagtgtattgtgGAAAACATCTCAACCGACTCTGGGTCATCGGCAACCGCAGTAATGATCTCATGGAAacctgatatcagtgatcattattatgctacatgtattttgttttaaaattcaGCACAGCCGGTTATTATCCGGTcttgacatttcattttgaaagacaATTGTAATCACTTTAGttttgtctgagataatagtgaatggtaaCACAAAACAGAAAATTACCCACAGAAATCAAAACTGTGAATTATATTTGTGTGcttgatatatttagaattttaagtGAGGGTTGACGTGGATATGTCCCTCTGGCATCCAGGGGGCTAAACTGAGTTGGGGAATGTCTGTCTACACGTAGCAAAACATACGTTATAAGCAGGGTGCACTGTATCAGGGTATCTCTATTTCACACCCTGACTGAGTTGGGGAATGTCTGTCTACACGTGGCAGACGCCCCCCTacattatttttacatattacGTATCATTTCCATTCCATTGCCAATATTCAAAACA comes from Haliotis asinina isolate JCU_RB_2024 chromosome 13, JCU_Hal_asi_v2, whole genome shotgun sequence and encodes:
- the LOC137260191 gene encoding uncharacterized protein codes for the protein MDLSTLVFLSLVLCGMQDVHADDSLAKLTPCVRGVEHDLTAWKFQTETKLMNKFKVWEESLKEELTSTFLPSLIQHLVKQAITSYLIEYDTGHPISEHVLDEVHSLKDNEQNIKTQLQAITQDLRHVEQEIDTYRESVGRERNELTKDIRALQQQVNQTVVRATSDARLLRSELNQTIDDLLETNQTLAGITQDFRTLNTSCVVTEKEIQSYREDVQEMQRNVSTDIRSLNIQLNQTIIYLFDTNQTLTGLTQDLRALNTSCMVMEKEIKSYRDGLQEMWTNAYTDIRSLNMQLNQTISELFDTNQTLTVLTQDFGTLNSSCYGMGKEIKEPSTTTYPGTTEASTDPSPKSTVPPAPVTTQDLQASTTDASEDLTPSKTVPPTPVTTQGSDYNGTQLPTAGRDLFSASGYGDLERVKRILSAGHLNINYRGGEFSRTLVMEAARNGHRDVVEFLVGRGADVSLLDSVGDNALHFACYNGHLETVKLMMSLNVMDINSRGRYRRTSLMLAAWSGHRNVVEFLVSRGADMSLVDSIGNNFLHFACWGGHLETAKLILSLEVLDVNARNRDGDTAADYARRGQFLRHQRVLDFLMSRGAH